The sequence GTAACATCAATGATCCGATACGGAGCCCCGCTATGGGCAACGCGGCCTCACGGCCTCGAGGTACAGAGCAACTGTCGGCGCCTGAATGGAGTGCAGCGCAAGCTAGCGCAGGGCGTGGCAAGCACTTTCCGCAGCGTTTCGTACAGCGTGGCCACGGTCCTCGCCAGCATGCCGCccatcgtactgctgctgcaggaggacgAACGCTGCATCGGGCGACGATGGTCAGCGAATGGACAGGAAACGGAGGATACCCATCCCCCTCCGGACGCGACGGCCctgcgcaagagagagcgtttgcgcaccatcagccagtggcAAGAGCAGTGGGCGGCTGCGGGGACGCCAGACGCCAGTCGATACCAGCGCTGGACCCGCAGAGTCATCCCGGACGTCACGTGCTGggtcagcaggaaacatggACGTGTGGACTTTCACCTGTCCCAAGTACTCTCGGGACACGGATTCTTCCGAGAGTACCTGCACATAAAGACGTTCGCACGATCCCCTGACTGCACCTGGTGCCCCGGCgccgcggagtcagcggagcatgttatgttccactgcccgcggttccagcgggaaagagcggagctgctggcggatgacggCCGCACCCCCCTCACGCCGGATAACCTGATGAGCGAGATGCTGCGCAGCCCGgagtgctggcagcgctttgcccgGGCCTGCCGAGCCGCAACGCAGCAGCTTCAAGAGGCGTGGCGAGAAGAGCAACGCTTGGAGGctgaggctgcagctgctgctgctgctgcagctgctgacgtagctgccgctgcagctgctagGCGAACACTTCGCTAACCGTTTGCTGTTaacaatgttgtttgtttaccaccgGTACCGTTTGTTCCTATCAACCGGCTGTGAAGAGCAAGAGCGGATCGCGACGGACTGACAGCTCCTCGTAGCGGAGCTGAGAATGTTTATACGCGtatatccgcggcttgtgtATGTGCGTAATGTAATGTACCATAAGTATAGTCcctatatgtaaatatgtactatgtaaatatgtaataaagggcgatgatacatcgcgctcctgccccTCCACATTGCCAGACAGGCCCCTGGTGggggggagaaacaggatggttcccgcatcgggaaaatattgaaaaaaaaaaaaaaaaaaaaaaaacgctcgcTTTTgggtgaaacatttcaatttcgtcatatgtcaaaacaaaactgtctggaagctgtcaaacaaaagttcttgtaccagaacaaaacaaaacccagtttgcaaaaaccccaaaaaaacatTCCGTTGCGGGGTAAATACAAACATTTCCGGTTCACAAAGTGGGTTTGCAAGTGTGTGACGATTCTAATCCAATTAACATTCCGTGGCTTGCATTTGTGGTAGGAGTGAAGCAAACAACAGTAGTTCGTGGGTCTGGAACACCCGAAACGGTGTCGCAATACTTCGGGAAGGCTGCTAGAACAGAAGCCTGGAAATGGATGCTGAAAGTTTAAGATGCTTGCTGAGCGGTGACTACGGTCTGGTGGAGGATGCACTGAACAAATTCAACAAACAGGTACCCGGCTACTACGGCTATTGCGGATACCCGATTTGCGCACTTGCTTACTCCCGTAAACTTGTTCCTTCTCTGGCTGGCCAGAATTCCCAGGTGTTCAACTTCACgcacttcaccaccaccggccagtggATGCTGATCTGGAATAAGTTGTTCGCGTACCTGGCTGACCCGAGCATGCCGCATCGGGTCGGGTGTCTGATGGCCATCAAAGTGCTGAGCCGAGACAAAACGTACCTAAACGAGTCGGTCACGGCCGAGCAGTTGGATGCGTTGCTACGGTTGGCCGGTATTGGACCGGTTGGCGAGCGGTGTGACGCCACAGAGGAAGTACAGGTGGAGGCCCTAAAGTGTCTGAGCAATATGATATTCCAGAGCATCAAATGCCAGGAGATGTGTCTCGAGAACGCCTCAACCGAGGGCATCATTCGGCGGGTGAAGATGTACAAGTGCGTCTCGCAAGTCAAACTTCCAAGGACCGACACCTTTatattttccccattttttatTCCTACCATGAACCGCAGGGAGGTCGCATACGGCTACGACAT comes from Anopheles cruzii unplaced genomic scaffold, idAnoCruzAS_RS32_06 scaffold03090_ctg1, whole genome shotgun sequence and encodes:
- the LOC128276928 gene encoding synembryn-like, yielding MDAESLRCLLSGDYGLVEDALNKFNKQNSQVFNFTHFTTTGQWMLIWNKLFAYLADPSMPHRVGCLMAIKVLSRDKTYLNESVTAEQLDALLRLAGIGPVGERCDATEEVQVEALKCLSNMIFQSIKCQEMCLENASTEGIIRRVKMYKEVAYGYDIKYFDMKLLFLLTAINCDIRAKVRDQLHGLVYLVETLDLFMGQAATFKEFSDKDLDLINEVLKVLFNLTVRTGDGLVPEEEEANQFHR